A single genomic interval of Xiphophorus couchianus chromosome 2, X_couchianus-1.0, whole genome shotgun sequence harbors:
- the grm3 gene encoding metabotropic glutamate receptor 3: MVSHLPSLVFVMMCQGALLADPPQSRREIRIEGDLVLGGLFPVHEKGAGMEECGRVNEDRGIQRLEAMLFAIDRINMDSAVLPGVSLGVHILDTCSRDTYALEQALEFVRASLTKVDDTEFICPDGSYALQDDSPLAIAGVIGGSYSSVSIQVANLLRLFQIPQISYASTSAKLSDKTRYDYFARTVPPDFYQAKAMAEILRFFNWTYVSTVASEGDYGETGIEAFEQEARMRNICIATSEKVGRSNAKKSYEAVIRQLLQKPNAHVAVLFLRSDDARELIAAAARLNTSFIFVASDGWGAQESIVKGNEITAEGAITLELAANPIPDFNRYFLSLDPVRNHRNPWFRDFWEQRFQCSLGAGGLGFGGTPLPPCDKNLSMDQRYFEPESKIMFVVNAVYAMAHALHNMQRSLCLNTTKLCDSMKALDGRRLYRDYILNVSFTAPFSPPGSETVVKFDSQGDGIGRYNIFSYQRSGERYSYVPVGEWAESLSLNNDLIRWPKEVLPTSQCSDPCERNEMKKMQAGEYCCWICTACEPHEYLADEFTCSPCAPGQWPTDDLTSCYDLPEDYIMWEDAWAIGPITIACVGFVCTGLVVWVFVRHNNTPLVKASGRELCYILLSGVFMSYAMTFLFLAKPSPAICALRRLGLGTSFAVCYSALLTKTNRIARIFNGVKDGAGAVRPRFISPFSQVFICLSLISVQLVMVSVWLLLEVPGTRRFTLPERRQTVILKCNVRDSSMLLSLGYDVLLVILCTVYAFKTRKCPENFNEAKFIGFTMYTTCIIWLAFLPIFYVTSSDYRVQTTTMCISVSLSGFVVLGCMFAPKVHIIMFQPQKNVTSHRLNLNRFSVSGAATTYASHASVSAHFVPTVCNGREIVDSTTSSL; encoded by the exons ATGGTGTCCCACCTTCCCTCTTTAGTTTTTGTCATGATGTGTCAAGGCGCCCTGCTGGCAGACCCACCTCAGTCCCGCCGTGAGATCCGCATTGAGGGCGACCTGGTGCTCGGCGGCCTGTTTCCAGTGCACGAGAAAGGGGCTGGGATGGAAGAGTGTGGGCGTGTGAATGAAGACAGAGGgatccagaggctggaggccaTGCTGTTCGCCATAGACAGAATCAACATGGACAGCGCTGTGCTGCCGGGCGTCTCCCTTGGGGTGCACATTCTTGACACCTGCTCAAGAGATACATATGCGCTAGAGCAG GCTCTGGAGTTTGTGAGAGCCTCCCTCACCAAGGTGGATGACACAGAGTTCATCTGTCCTGATGGGTCTTACGCTCTGCAGGACGACAGCCCTCTTGCCATTGCAGGGGTCATCGGAGGATCCTATAGCAGTGTGTCCATACAG GTTGCCAATCTTCTCAGGCTCTTTCAGATCCCTCAGATAAGCTATGCTTCAACGAGTGCCAAGCTCAGCGATAAGACCCGATATGATTACTTTGCCCGCACTGTACCGCCTGACTTCTACCAGGCCAAAGCCATGGCAGAGATCCTCCGGTTCTTTAACTGGACATACGTGTCCACTGTGGCGTCAGAGGGAGATTACGGTGAAACTGGTATAGAGGCCTTCGAACAGGAAGCACGAATGAGGAACATCTGCATTGCCACTTCAGAGAAg GTGGGACGTTCGAATGCAAAGAAGTCTTACGAGGCTGTAATCCGTCAACTCCTCCAGAAGCCAAATGCCCACGTGGCCGTCCTTTTCCTGCGCAGTGATGATGCCAGAGAGCTGATTGCAGCTGCCGCCAGGCTTAACACCTCTTTCATTTTTGTGGCTAGTGATGGCTGGGGCGCACAGGAGAGCATTGTCAAGGGAAATGAAATAACTGCTGAAGGAGCTATCACACTTGAACTGGCAGCAAACCCTATACCAGATTTCAACCGCTACTTCCTGAGTCTGGACCCTGTCAGAAACCACAGGAATCCCTGGTTCAGGGACTTCTGGGAGCAGCGTTTCCAGTGCTCTTTGGGAGCTGGAGGCTTAGGCTTCGGGGGAACACCTCTTCCGCCGTGTGACAAAAACTTGTCGATGGACCAGAGGTATTTCGAGCCAGAGTCCAAGATCATGTTTGTGGTGAATGCAGTGTATGCCATGGCCCATGCCCTCCACAACATGCAGCGGAGCCTGTGCTTGAACACCACCAAGCTGTGTGACAGCATGAAGGCCCTGGATGGGCGCAGACTCTACAGGGATTACATTCTTAATGTCAGCTTCACAG CCCCTTTCTCCCCTCCAGGCAGTGAGACGGTAGTGAAGTTTGATTCCCAGGGGGACGGCATTGGCAGGTACAACATCTTTAGCTACCAGCGTTCTGGCGAGCGTTACAGTTACGTGCCAGTAGGTGAGTGGGCAGAGAGTCTAAGTCTGAACAACGATCTGATTCGTTGGCCCAAAGAGGTGCTCCCAACCTCACAGTGCAGCGACCCCTGTGAACGAAACgaaatgaagaaaatgcagGCAG GTGAGTACTGCTGCTGGATCTGTACGGCGTGTGAGCCTCATGAATACCTGGCTGATGAGTTCACCTGCTCACCTTGCGCTCCTGGCCAGTGGCCAACTGATGACCTCACATCCTGTTACGATCTTCCTGAGGACTACATTATGTGGGAAGATGCTTGGGCCATTGGTCCTATTACCATTGCATGTGTTGG ctttgtgtgCACTGGCTTGGTGGTTTGGGTGTTCGTCAGACATAACAACACACCATTGGTGAAAGCATCAGGCAGAGAGCTCTGCTACATTCTCCTCTCTGGAGTCTTTATGTCCTATGCCATGACTTTCCTCTTTTTGGCCAAACCCTCTCCGGCCATATGTGCTCTGCGGCGCCTCGGCCTGGGCACGTCGTTTGCTGTGTGCTATTCTGCACTGCTGACCAAAACCAACAGAATCGCCAGAATTTTCAATGGCGTGAAAGATGGAGCGGGCGCAGTGAGGCCGCGCTTCATTAGCCCATTCTCTCAA GTATTTATCTGCCTGAGTCTGATCTCTGTCCAGCTAGTCATGGTCTCTGTGTGGCTGCTGCTGGAGGTTCCTGGGACTCGCCGCTTTACGTTACCAGAACGACGACAGACTGTCATCCTCAAGTGTAATGTGCGAGACTCCAGCATGCTGCTGTCACTGGGATACGATGTGCTCCTGGTCATCTTGTGTACTGT gTATGCCTTCAAGACCAGGAAGTGCCCTGAGAACTTCAATGAGGCCAAGTTTATTGGATTCACCATGTATACGACTTGTATAATTTGGCTGGCTTTTCTTCCCATCTTCTATGTCACATCCAGTGACTACAGG